A stretch of the Drosophila sulfurigaster albostrigata strain 15112-1811.04 chromosome 2L, ASM2355843v2, whole genome shotgun sequence genome encodes the following:
- the LOC133850862 gene encoding pickpocket protein 11: MSSIHGFHLFVGAKTWQRVLWWIFICIAVVLSLLVLIMSYGRSAETPTIRYIESIMQPSGERSIPFPALTICYSNRISKRSLFSKAREWDVASKLLQQLPWLPKRNLGQVNESMINTLSWLNFTWSEVLEQLSPQLCETQLLTCLWQGESQSCKDLFATTWSYSEGRCCSFMGQPKCSLTSCQSAKGLTIRLATKLEDYGSSSAVTAGFHLFIHEAGTTVDATTQRVFLPKATESHLMLKPYETHASSYIASLPIKQRLCYLPNERKMFQFSIYSQDNCVAECRSARIFEKCGCVPPHMPSRWYWSQCPVGQYKCFQDQDFSWDKLQSHCNCLPPCQFYRYDVHSDVTNLDARQSMTNVNNDAFFQNFNASDELVVHIYFESLSAEQLRLDVYENWLTFIGKYCDNCYKTNLK; the protein is encoded by the exons ATGTCCAGCATACATGGATTCCATTTATTTGTGGGCGCGAAGACGTGGCAGCGTGTGCTCTGGTGGATCTTCATCTGCATTGCCGTGGTCCTCTCGCTGCTCGTGTTGATCATGTCGTATGGCAGGAGTGCAGAGACGCCAACGATACGCTACATAGAGAGCATAATGCAACCAAGTGGTGAACGTTCAATTCCCTTTCCAGCTCTCACTATTTGCTACTCGAATCGTATCTCTAAGCGAAGTCTCTTTAGCAAGGCTAGGGAGTGGGATGTGGCAAGCAAATTGTTGCAGCAATTACCGTGGTTACCTAAACGCAATTTAGGTCAAGTTAACGAGTCAATGATCAATACTTTGAGCTGGTTAAACTTTACTTGGTCGGAAGTTTTGGAGCAACTGTCGCCACAACTCTGTGAAACTCAACTATTGACTTGCTTGTGGCAGGGTGAATCGCAAAGCTGCAAAGATCTGTTTGCCACCACGTGGAGCTACAGTGAAGGACGTTGTTGCAGCTTTATGGGACAGCCAAAGTGCTCGCTTACGTCGTGCCAATCAGCAAAAGGATTAACTATACGTCTGGCCACAAAACTCGAAGATTACGGCAGCTCTTCGGCTGTCACAGCTGGCTTCCATTTATTCATACACGAGGCCGGCACCACAGTTGATGCAACCACACAACGGGTCTTTTTACCAAAAGCAACCGAGTCTCATTTGATGCTTAAACCTTATGAAACGCATGCATCTTCTTATATAGCCAGTCTGCCAATCAAACAGCGACTTTGTTATTTGCCCAATGAACGAAAGATGTTTCAATTCTCCATCTACAGTCAGGACAATTGTGTAGCTGAATGTAGAAGTGCGAGAATCTTTGAGAAGTGCGGCTGTGTGCCTCCCCATATGCCCAGCAGGTGGTATTGGTCCCAATGTCCAGTCGGGCAGTACAAGTGCTTCCAGGATCAAG aTTTCAGCTGGGATAAACTTCAGTCGCATTGCAACTGCTTACCTCCATGCCAGTTTTATCGATATGACGTACACAGCGATGTGACCAACTTGGATGCCAGACAATCTATGACTAATGTCAATAATGATGCCTTCTT TCAGAACTTTAATGCCTCCGATGAGCTAGTTGTGCACATTTACTTTGAGTCGTTGAGCGCAGAGCAATTGCGCTTGGATGTCTATGAGAACTGGTTGACCTTCATAGGCAAGTACTGTGATAACTGCTATAAAACGAACTTAAAATAg